A genome region from Primulina eburnea isolate SZY01 chromosome 9, ASM2296580v1, whole genome shotgun sequence includes the following:
- the LOC140841077 gene encoding LOW QUALITY PROTEIN: uncharacterized protein (The sequence of the model RefSeq protein was modified relative to this genomic sequence to represent the inferred CDS: inserted 2 bases in 1 codon) encodes MGKEWLYWVGGGGGGGGSGSAGRRGRMAGGVEEEEEAASAASAGCMCAVFQLFDLNNFQFPLTAHNSEFQPDDSFLQEEATISKGVEAPRNSLELEEPAAAMKTASTSLSLAMKQEEENLNFPVGIKIRTPKSRIPASALKSRTDTDVSSECSSYSPGTKTPNLVARLMGLDLLPECTSPSNPKPITKSHFLKNVRKTETTLLRSRSNLTFFYDESSTGAARSLPETPRISSSRRSDSEIHRLSLQLNKENAGDEFGNSAERWRSRRGSRFKVLDENATSPGNYAKQIVKQVKENVSRRVGVDITNRNRSEPIRRDENLVLLKPNKRNPTIFSRFGDDSTPSCSPKLRFLDNTKNKPLAEANTKSPRNSTSSDYSPSHGISNSSSVPPKIQTFQEHRQKDWKKVASRGRCKSSSLKKYLPPPASEHGIKNKREEPFVRSPAKNKDRLTDKKCKKTPFSSDVFYISTPILLPVMKDPSPPVTKLPQKQSQVSDALASKRRAQLSSKPSHTYKLQLHTDKIFDVLENVEPDSTNGRATAPSAAAEYENYMQKILIRTRKRWHSCSHPLDPTIFHYLELFQPTTGTTSSSFLSLRSNRKLIFQLVDELLGEILRPGLGFLKXWLLPLTSIPILVDELCKKIGDFPAAKCEVLEDIDGLIERDLCNLPLQRSFEKEGDNIVCEIAGEITEWLMRETVAEVGSGTAEAVADVTWRLPGGEMPLVSFIRPRFQGSSSLDAVKREWN; translated from the exons ATGGGGAAAGAATGGCTGTATTGGGTCGGTggcggaggtggaggtggaggtagTGGATCCGCCGGCAGGAGAGGAAGAATGGCCGGAGgagtggaggaggaggaggaggcggCGTCGGCAGCTTCTGCTGGATGCATGTGTGCTGTATTTCAGCTGTTTGATTTGAATAATTTCCAGTTTCCTTTGACTGCACATAATTCTGAGTTTCAGCCTGATGACTCCTTTCTTCAAGAAGAAGCCACCATATCTAAAG GAGTGGAAGCGCCACGAAACAGCTTGGAATTAGAGGAGCCTGCAGCCGCCATGAAAACTGCTTCAACGTCTCTGTCATTAGCTATGAAACAAGAAGAAGAGAATTTGAACTTCCCT GTGGGAATTAAAATCAGAACACCGAAATCAAGAATCCCCGCATCTGCATTGAAATCAAGAACAGATACAGATGTTTCTTCAGAATGCAGCAGCTATTCCCCGGGAACCAAGACTCCAAACCTTGTAGCCCGGCTCATGGGACTTGATTTACTCCCAGAATGCACCTCTCCTTCAAATCCCAAGCCGATAACTAAATCCCATTTCCTCAAAAACGTCCGGAAAACAGAGACAACCCTTTTGCGTTCCAGGTCCAATCTAACTTTTTTTTATGACGAGTCGAGCACAGGCGCTGCCCGGTCCTTGCCGGAGACACCAAGAATCTCATCATCCAGAAGGTCGGATTCGGAGATTCACAGATTGTCCCTTCAATTAAACAAAGAGAACGCAGGTGATGAATTTGGAAATTCGGCTGAACGGTGGAGAAGCAGAAGGGGATCACGATTCAAAGTGCTGGATGAGAATGCGACAAGTCCAGGTAATTATGCTAAGCAAATTGTGAAGCAAGTTAAAGAAAATGTGAGCAGAAGAGTTGGAGTTGATATCACAAACAGAAACAGATCGGAACCGATTAGAAGAGATGAAAATCTAGTGCTCCTCAAGCCGAATAAACGGAATCCCACCATTTTTTCAAGATTCGGAGATGATTCAACTCCATCTTGTTCGCCAAAGCTGAGGTTTTTAGACAACACCAAGAACAAGCCACTCGCCGAGGCGAACACTAAAAGTCCAAGAAACTCAACATCTTCTGATTATAGTCCATCACACGGGATTTCGAATTCGAGTTCGGTGcctccaaagattcaaacatttCAAGAACACCGACAGAAGGATTGGAAGAAAGTTGCTAGTAGAGGAAGATGTAAATCATCAAGTCTGAAGAAATATTTGCCCCCTCCAGCTTCTGAACATGGCATCAAAAACAAGAGAGAAGAGCCATTTGTGCGTTCACCAGCTAAAAATAAAGACAGATTAACAGATAAAAAGTGCAAGAAAACTCCATTTTCAAGCGACGTTTTTTATATCAGCACCCCAATACTTTTACCAGTCATGAAAGATCCATCTCCTCCGGTCACAAAATTACCTCAAAAACAG TCACAGGTCTCAGATGCTCTTGCATCGAAAAGGCGCGCACAGTTATCTAGTAAACCGAGCCATACGTACAAGCTGCAGCTGCACACAGATAAAATATTCGATGTCCTAGAAAACGTCGAACCAGACAGCACTAACGGTCGCGCCACCGCTCCCTCCGCCGCCGCCGAGTACGAAAATTACATGCAGAAAATCCTCATACGCACCCGCAAAAGGTGGCACTCGTGTTCACATCCCCTTGACCCAACAATCTTCCACTACCTCGAACTGTTCCAGCCCACCACCggcaccacctcctcctccttTTTAAGCCTCCGCAGCAACCGGAAGCTTATATTTCAGCTGGTAGACGAACTTTTGGGCGAAATCTTGAGACCCGGTCTAGGTTTTTTGAA TTGGCTTCTCCCATTAACGAGCATTCCTATCCTGGTTGATGAACTGTGCAAGAAAATCGGGGATTTTCCTGCGGCGAAATGTGAAGTTCTTGAAGATATTGATGGCTTGATTGAGAGAGATTTGTGCAATTTACCATTGCAAAGATCCTTTGAGAAAGAAGGGGACAACATAGTGTGTGAGATTGCGGGTGAAATTACGGAGTGGTTGATGCGTGAAACGGTGGCGGAAGTGGGTTCCGGTACGGCCGAGGCAGTGGCAGACGTCACGTGGCGGCTTCCAGGTGGCGAGATGCCATTGGTTAGTTTTATTAGACCCCGATTTCAGGGGAGCTCTTCCTTGGATGCAGTGAAAAGAGAGTGGAATTAG
- the LOC140842155 gene encoding uncharacterized protein, translating to MAEKQTIKTERKRGRQSISVPYLWEERPGTPKRDWKPTPRPIKPVEVPVKLVVSVPFCWEEKPGTPLQLLWPPPPGSYNLDHDVGEYRGVDEQHDSDQMDVLSDSELETCSFETDESFDSAPSLLANCLIPTLEITHAVLVDKTPLPRKVVDNRQLQSPGSPVSDTESTASSYETGSKSLVGDSFLELLFPLLVPGSNSANEAKIPENDTLPAEDGRFTELTCERNDSQVRRPLLTLGEMMVMSRRRSYQKKVINMRKQTSMDFMKRNAFGCGIFGFGNGGRIGLGKKHLQLKS from the exons ATGGCAGAGAAACAAACCATCAAGACTGAGAGGAAAAGAGGAAGACAGTCCATTTCTGTTCCATATCTGTGGGAAGAGAGACCGGGGACACCGAAAAGAGATTGGAAACCAACTCCTCGACCAATTAAGCCAGTGGAAGTGCCCGTTAAGCTCGTCGTATCGGTCCCCTTTTGTTGGGAAGAGAAGCCTGGGACACCACTCCAGCTGCTTTGGCCACCACCCCCTGGAAGCTACAACTTGGATCATGATGTTGGGGAATACAGAGGGGTTGATGAACAACATGATTCTGATCAAATGGATGTCTTGTCTGACTCGGAGCTCGAAACGTGTAGTTTCGAAACGGATGAGTCTTTCGACTCAGCTCCTTCCCTTCTGGCCAATTGCCTGATACCAACCTTGGAAATCACCCACGCTGTTCTTGTTGATAAAACACCCCTTCCACGAAAAGTCGTCGACAACCGGCAGCTGCAAAGCCCGGGTTCACCTGTTTCTGATACAGAGAGTACTGCTAGCAGCTATGAAACAGGATCCAAAAGCTTGGTCGGGGATTCTTTCCTGGAGTTGCTGTTTCCTCTACTTGTCCCAGGTTCAAATTCAGCCAACGAAGCAAAAATACCCGAAAACGACACACTTCCCGCTGAAGATGGACGATTCACAGAACTCACATGTGAAAGAAACGACAGCCAGGTTAGAAGACCACTGCTGACCCTCGGAGAGATGATGGTGATGAGCCGAAGAAGAAGCTACCAAAAGAAAGTAATAAACATGCGTAAACAGACATCAATG GACTTTATGAAGAGGAACGCTTTTGGATGTGGGATCTTTGGATTTGGCAATGGCGGTCGCATTGGTCTTGGAAAAAAGCACTTGCAACTAAAAAGCTGA